A single region of the Legionella oakridgensis ATCC 33761 = DSM 21215 genome encodes:
- a CDS encoding type I restriction-modification system subunit M, giving the protein MTENQFLKSLEAKLWTAANKLLPSLDAAVYKHVVLGIIFLKYVSDSFETRREELRVAFANPEHDYYLGGDIEEDIIKEELENRDYYTEKNVFWVPRAARWHYLQDNIRLSLGAPLPLGGEFKGAGILIDDAMALIEAENPKLKKILKKDFSQLQIEQAKLADLLDLIATIPFHYDGMKSKDILGHVYEYFLGQFAAAEGKKGGQFYTPKSIVNLMVEMVEPFKGRVYDPAMGSGGFFISSEKFIEEHSGKIGDISVYGQESNPTTWRLAAMNMAIRGIDFNFGKEPADTFTKDQHPDLRADFVLANPPFNMKEWWDGSLDGDSRWKYGKPCEGNANFAWMQHMLHHTSPNGVVGLVLSNGSLSTNTTGEKEVREAIIKADLVEAIVALPSQLFSNTQIPACIWILNKNKAQKGKSLFIDARQVGYMLDRKQRAFSDNDIHELANVFHKWRKNNGYENVAGKYYEASIEEIANQDYILNPGRYVGSVDIEDDGVSFAEKMRKLSNLLGEQFAESAKLEKQIRKNLAELGYEL; this is encoded by the coding sequence ATGACTGAAAATCAATTTTTAAAAAGTCTTGAAGCTAAGCTCTGGACTGCCGCCAATAAATTACTCCCCTCCTTAGATGCCGCTGTTTACAAACACGTGGTGTTAGGAATTATCTTTCTTAAATATGTCTCAGACAGCTTTGAAACTCGGCGAGAAGAATTGCGCGTAGCGTTTGCTAATCCAGAGCATGATTATTATTTGGGCGGTGATATTGAAGAAGATATAATCAAAGAAGAATTGGAAAACAGAGACTACTACACAGAGAAAAACGTGTTTTGGGTTCCTCGCGCTGCTCGCTGGCATTATTTGCAAGACAATATCCGTTTATCACTGGGTGCACCATTACCCTTGGGCGGGGAATTCAAAGGTGCTGGGATTCTCATTGATGATGCCATGGCATTAATTGAAGCAGAAAATCCAAAACTGAAGAAAATCCTTAAAAAAGACTTTTCTCAATTACAGATTGAACAGGCTAAACTGGCTGACTTACTGGATCTGATCGCCACCATCCCCTTTCATTACGATGGGATGAAGTCTAAAGACATACTCGGGCATGTATATGAGTATTTCCTCGGCCAGTTTGCCGCTGCTGAGGGAAAAAAAGGCGGCCAGTTTTATACGCCAAAATCAATTGTTAATCTCATGGTTGAAATGGTCGAACCTTTCAAAGGCCGAGTTTATGATCCAGCCATGGGATCGGGGGGCTTTTTTATTTCCTCTGAAAAATTCATTGAAGAACACAGTGGAAAAATAGGTGATATCTCTGTTTATGGGCAGGAATCTAACCCTACCACATGGCGACTGGCTGCTATGAATATGGCTATTCGCGGCATTGATTTTAACTTCGGAAAAGAACCCGCTGATACCTTTACCAAAGATCAGCATCCAGATTTAAGGGCTGATTTTGTTTTGGCTAATCCCCCATTTAACATGAAGGAATGGTGGGATGGTTCACTGGATGGAGACAGTCGTTGGAAATATGGTAAGCCTTGTGAGGGCAATGCGAACTTTGCGTGGATGCAACATATGTTGCACCACACCAGCCCTAATGGTGTAGTAGGCTTAGTACTCTCTAACGGTTCGTTGAGCACCAATACTACTGGTGAAAAAGAAGTACGCGAAGCAATCATCAAAGCAGATTTGGTCGAAGCGATTGTGGCTTTGCCATCTCAATTATTCAGTAATACTCAAATTCCAGCTTGCATTTGGATATTAAACAAAAACAAAGCTCAAAAAGGCAAATCCTTATTTATTGATGCAAGACAAGTTGGATATATGCTTGACCGCAAGCAAAGAGCTTTCTCAGATAATGACATCCATGAATTGGCTAATGTATTTCATAAATGGCGTAAAAATAATGGTTATGAAAATGTTGCTGGAAAGTACTATGAAGCTTCTATAGAAGAAATTGCCAATCAAGACTACATCTTAAACCCCGGTCGATATGTTGGATCTGTGGATATTGAGGATGATGGAGTGAGTTTTGCTGAGAAAATGAGGAAATTATCTAACTTACTTGGTGAACAGTTTGCTGAGTCTGCCAAGCTTGAGAAACAAATTAGGAAGAATTTAGCGGAGCTAGGTTATGAGCTCTAA